In Astatotilapia calliptera chromosome 20, fAstCal1.2, whole genome shotgun sequence, one genomic interval encodes:
- the bhlhe23 gene encoding class E basic helix-loop-helix protein 23, with product MNVNEENLLKSISNDALLDLTQRYGQSAFGFGAGHGAGSPGRYPLTPATDFLSGQTAKSNESGGEHTSDDEDGFDSLESRKRGSSFGDDKPGGALAKKSKEQRSLRLSINARERRRMHDLNDALDGLRAVIPYAHSPSVRKLSKIATLLLAKNYILMQAQALEEMRRLVAYLNQGQTITSPIPTALAPFGQAAVYPFSGSALATCAEKCTTYSGAPSSLFKHCNDKP from the coding sequence ATGAATGTCAACGAAGAGAATCTGCTCAAGTCCATCAGCAACGACGCGCTCCTCGACCTGACGCAGCGCTACGGGCAGTCAGCCTTCGGGTTTGGCGCTGGCCATGGTGCTGGAAGCCCCGGCCGGTACCCGCTTACACCTGCCACTGATTTCCTCTCCGGGCAGACCGCGAAGTCCAACGAGAGCGGCGGGGAACACACGAGCGACGACGAGGATGGCTTCGACTCGCTGGAGTCCCGGAAAAGGGGCTCGTCATTTGGGGACGACAAGCCCGGAGGGGCCCTCGCTAAGAAGAGCAAGGAGCAACGGTCCCTGCGGCTCAGCATCAACGCCCGCGAGAGAAGGAGGATGCACGACCTGAACGACGCGCTGGACGGCCTGCGCGCCGTTATTCCCTACGCCCACAGCCCCTCGGTGAGAAAACTCTCCAAAATAGCCACTCTCCTCCTGGCCAAGAACTACATCCTCATGCAGGCGCAGGCTCTGGAGGAGATGAGGCGGCTGGTGGCGTATCTGAACCAAGGACAGACCATAACCTCACCGATCCCCACCGCCCTGGCACCCTTTGGACAGGCTGCCGTATACCCCTTCTCGGGTTCCGCACTCGCCACCTGTGCCGAGAAGTGCACTACTTACTCTGGGGCACCGTCGAGTCTCTTCAAACACTGTAACGACAAGCCTTGA